The stretch of DNA ttaaaacaaatggaATTCccttccagatttgttgatcTTATCTGTAGCAATAATATTTGAAAGATATTAGGAGACTCATAAGAATTTACTAAACTAAAATCTCATCTCATAAAATCATACAAAATTCCCTTTCCGATTTTTAGATCTTATTTATATACTGAAagacaaaaattatataaaaagattttaaaggacttattaatttaaatcccATTTCTTCAGATTACAATCAAATCGAAATAAACTAACCTATTCCTAACCTAAACCTAAATTACAGCAAAACTCTGAGGGCACCATTACCTTCAAGCTGGTGCCCGCGGACAACAAGGGCGCCCAGCGAGAGTCGAAGGTGCGGGTGCGGGCCCACTTCGACTACAATCCGGATGTGGATCCCTATATACCATGCAAGGAGGCTGGCCTGGCGTTCCAGCGCGGCGATGTGCTGCATATTGTGGCCCAGGACGACGCCTACTGGTGGCAGGCTCGCAAGGAGCACGAGCGTTCGGCGAGGGCGGGTTTGATCCCGAGTCGGGCGCTGCAGGAGCGCCGCATCCTCCACGACCGATCGCAGAAAGATGGCACCGATCTGGACTCGAAGCGTAAGCATTCCAGGTTGCCAGCCCCATTGGTTCTTCCATAACATACGCTGTTCATTTCCATGACTAAAATTGCTCTAATTTCATGCTACATCGTAATCCCCACCTCATTCAACCCCCCGAATTGGCCCCCATCCATCAACCAAACAAACATTGCCATCGCCAGCCGGATCATGCGCCTCACTCTGCACCACCCCACCTGGCTCTCCGCGTCTgcccgccagcagcagcagctcctcctgcCGCCAGCCCAAGACTAAAAAGATCATGTACGATTTGACAGAGAACGATGACTTTGACCGCGAGCAGATCGCCACGTACGAGGAGGTGGCCAAGTTGTATCCGCGGCCGGGTGTCTTCAGGCCCATAGTGCTCATCGGAGCCCCCGGAGTGGGACGTAATGAACTGCGCCGCCGGCTGATAGCCAGGGATCCCGAGAAGTTCCGCAGCCCAGTGCCGTGTAAGTATTTCAAGGAAGAGAGGTTCACTTGATTGTGAGAAATGAAGATGTTCACTTCGATGGTTTATTTGCTCTGTTGTTCATTTCTTCATTGGTTAAGTTGTTCATTTGCTTAGTTGTTCATTACCTTACTTAAACATTTGCTCTGTTTTTCactaaatttttcaatttaccATATTTTGTTGATCCACCTTTGTTCATTTGTTCCATTATTAAAGATATTTAAtaagaaagtgaaaaaatgaacaATGAGTAAATTAATAAGTAAGAAAAGTTCTCTTGAGTAATTTTGATCAGTTGTTCATTTCCTAACTTGTTCATTTGTTAAGTGGTTCACTTTAGCAGTTTTGGTTGATCCACTTCCGTTTATCCGTTTAGGTATTCATTGTTTAAGAGATTAGGTGACCAAGTAAACAAATGATCAACGAGTAAATGAATGAGTACAAAAATGAACTCTCTTCAATCAGTGAATAAAATCATCTCGTACCTATTTACCTACCACTTATCTGAACATTACACCCTTTCAGACACCACCCGACCAATGCGACCTGGCGAAGTGGCCGGCAGAGAGTACATTTTTGTGCCGCGCGAGAAAATGGACGCTGACATCGAGGCGGGCAAGTTTGTGGAGCACGGCGAGTACAAGGGCCATCTGTATGGCACTTCGGCGGAGAGTGTCAAGTCGATCGTGAATGCCGGATGCGTTTGTGTGCTGAGTCCGCATTACCAGGCGATCAAGACTCTGCGCACAGCCCAGCTGAAACCGTTCCTTATCCATGTGAAGCCACCAGAGTTGGAAGTCCTCAAGACCACGCGAACGGAGGCCAGGGCCAAGTCCACCTTCGATGAGGCGAATGCCAGGAGTTTCACGGACGAGGAGTTCGATGATATGGTAAAGTCGGCCGAACGCATCGACTTCCTCTACGGACACTTCTTCGACGTGGAACTGGTCAACGGCGAGCTGGTCAATGCCTTTGAGCAGCTGGTCCAGAATGTCCAGCGTCTGGAGAACGAGCCCATATGGGCACCATCCATGTGGGTGCAGTAGGAGATCGGGGATGCCAAAGAGTGGAGAAGCATTTCATGCGATTTGTTGAAACAAACAACACCAAAGTATTTTTGCCATACGAATTTAGCAATCTGCTAGAGAGACGGAGGAGAGACGATACTATTTACCCGTAGGCTGTCCTGCTGGCCACTCCCGTCCGGCCTTAGTCCTTTTCACGACATGTACCTTTTTGCGTAACAGTGAAAACAAAGAAATGAATACAATAATAGACACCAAAAATGAACGAGAAGGAAGTGAAGGAAATTTAAACTCAACCAGCATCTAACTTACGATTAcgataacaaattaaattataaaacttgttgtacaaaatttatttgtgttcAGAAGAATGgactaaattataaatgtatttattacaCGTTGTTGAAATCAAAGTACCGAGTTAATCCCCCCGTAACCCCAAAACGCTAACCGTATTGTATCTCAATtgtatatacacacacactcactcactaACTAGAGCATATTGGATACATACAATGTGAATTTCTGTGTAACATGTCTCATTTCGAAAACTGATTTCATCAAAACGTAGTGACAAACTGTTGAAAACAAGTGagcaattaataaaaacctATTTTGAATGCGATTCAAAAGGGGTTATAtggtattttacatttatttaggGTAGAGAAGACTTAAACACAGCTTTTTTTTGGGCAGCTCACgtacatatatgtaaatataatcTGTCACCTATGTTAACCTATGGCAAATGTGTAAATTAGTAGCTTAGGCATTATGAAGTCTATCCAGGATGTATACATATTGTTCAGTTTTCTTGATTGtatcttttctgttttttgtagTGCGAAGACAGAGTTTTAATTTCACATTCCAGGTATCGGTAACGGTAACGGATCCCCCCTTATAGCTAGAGTTGCGATTTGGTTCCCGAACGGGACACGCTTAGTCCGTAGAACTGGGCCAATCGTCTGGCCTCCCGCCATCCCGCCTCCACTGCTCCATGGACGGTGGAGTAGTAGTGCTCACTCGAAGCCTCCCCGGCAAACTGGACAATGGGCCTATCGCAGCGACTCTGTTGCCACGCCTGGTCCTCCTCCAaatccttctccttctccggCGTGGTGGCTACCACGGTCAGGGGATATGCCAACTCCCGGGCTCCGGTGCCCAGTTGCTCCGTGTCCATGGATCGATAGGAATAGGAACCGCGGAAGTTCTCGTTCGTATGCCAGGCGGATGTGCGGAAATTCGAGGGATCCGGTACCTTCCACTTGAGGAACCTGCGGAAGAGGTACATCACACCGGCTTGAACCTCATCCACGGGCAGGGTCTCCATGTGCCGGCCATTTGCATTGGTGATCCAACCGGCCAGAATCCTCGGCTGATAGCTCACCCTATAGAAGCCGAAGACGTCCTCCAGCCAAGCTCTCGAGGTGCCGCGTATATCATCCAAATCCTCATCCCGCCAGAGCAGCGTGAAACCCGTCCAATCCTCGGGCCAAAAGACCTCCGGGAACTCCACGAAGATCTTGTTGACCGTTCCAAAGGCCAGACCATCGATGGCGCGTTGCTTCTCCACGGGCAGCTGTGGCTCGAACAGCCTGAAGTGCTGATCCTTTAGGACACCCAGTGAAACGGTGACCACCACATGATCCGCGATGAAGCTATCGCCATTGCTCAACTGC from Drosophila takahashii strain IR98-3 E-12201 chromosome 2R, DtakHiC1v2, whole genome shotgun sequence encodes:
- the metro gene encoding MAGUK p55 subfamily member 7 isoform X4 — translated: MLAAVMASDINWDPALSKLISTLKESENLSNDQEIDFLKALLESKELNALVNVHTKVAKVGRDDRLAPVLSTSAQVLYEVLEQLSQQCHLNDDCKEAFHLLQDSHLQHLLFAHDAIAQKDFYPHLPEAPIEMDEDEETIKIVQLVKSNEPLGATIKTDEETGKIIIARIMHGGAADRSGLIHVGDEVIEVNNINVEGKTPGDVLTILQNSEGTITFKLVPADNKGAQRESKVRVRAHFDYNPDVDPYIPCKEAGLAFQRGDVLHIVAQDDAYWWQARKEHERSARAGLIPSRALQERRILHDRSQKDGTDLDSKQNDDFDREQIATYEEVAKLYPRPGVFRPIVLIGAPGVGRNELRRRLIARDPEKFRSPVPYTTRPMRPGEVAGREYIFVPREKMDADIEAGKFVEHGEYKGHLYGTSAESVKSIVNAGCVCVLSPHYQAIKTLRTAQLKPFLIHVKPPELEVLKTTRTEARAKSTFDEANARSFTDEEFDDMVKSAERIDFLYGHFFDVELVNGELVNAFEQLVQNVQRLENEPIWAPSMWVQ
- the metro gene encoding MAGUK p55 subfamily member 7 isoform X1 yields the protein MLAAVMASDINWDPALSKLISTLKESENLSNDQEIDFLKALLESKELNALVNVHTKVAKVGRDDRLAPVLSTSAQVLYEVLEQLSQQCHLNDDCKEAFHLLQDSHLQHLLFAHDAIAQKDFYPHLPEAPIEMDEDEETIKIVQLVKSNEPLTGAQSAEPIVGATIKTDEETGKIIIARIMHGGAADRSGLIHVGDEVIEVNNINVEGKTPGDVLTILQNSEGTITFKLVPADNKGAQRESKVRVRAHFDYNPDVDPYIPCKEAGLAFQRGDVLHIVAQDDAYWWQARKEHERSARAGLIPSRALQERRILHDRSQKDGTDLDSKPGSCASLCTTPPGSPRLPASSSSSSCRQPKTKKIMYDLTENDDFDREQIATYEEVAKLYPRPGVFRPIVLIGAPGVGRNELRRRLIARDPEKFRSPVPYTTRPMRPGEVAGREYIFVPREKMDADIEAGKFVEHGEYKGHLYGTSAESVKSIVNAGCVCVLSPHYQAIKTLRTAQLKPFLIHVKPPELEVLKTTRTEARAKSTFDEANARSFTDEEFDDMVKSAERIDFLYGHFFDVELVNGELVNAFEQLVQNVQRLENEPIWAPSMWVQ
- the LOC108058797 gene encoding spermine oxidase → MSGAQRNLDRKIVVIGAGASGVACATELLELGFQNVLVVEAEDRLGGRIHTIPFADNVIDLGAQWCHGERDNIVYELTRKQEEELLESTGPVYENYQCVRSNGDVVPEHIASRLKAIVGDSLVTRQLELRNCSGSLGSYLTNKFYDTLRHPENSDIDAQVAREFFVNYQKFENSVEASDSLEQVSGRGYLDYWECEGDILLNWKDKGYVELLRLLMRSRELKTEHGVLEQRLLLSTRATKINWNRNDGRVELQLSNGDSFIADHVVVTVSLGVLKDQHFRLFEPQLPVEKQRAIDGLAFGTVNKIFVEFPEVFWPEDWTGFTLLWRDEDLDDIRGTSRAWLEDVFGFYRVSYQPRILAGWITNANGRHMETLPVDEVQAGVMYLFRRFLKWKVPDPSNFRTSAWHTNENFRGSYSYRSMDTEQLGTGARELAYPLTVVATTPEKEKDLEEDQAWQQSRCDRPIVQFAGEASSEHYYSTVHGAVEAGWREARRLAQFYGLSVSRSGTKSQL
- the metro gene encoding MAGUK p55 subfamily member 7 isoform X3; translation: MLAAVMASDINWDPALSKLISTLKESENLSNDQEIDFLKALLESKELNALVNVHTKVAKVGRDDRLAPVLSTSAQVLYEVLEQLSQQCHLNDDCKEAFHLLQDSHLQHLLFAHDAIAQKDFYPHLPEAPIEMDEDEETIKIVQLVKSNEPLTGAQSAEPIVGATIKTDEETGKIIIARIMHGGAADRSGLIHVGDEVIEVNNINVEGKTPGDVLTILQNSEGTITFKLVPADNKGAQRESKVRVRAHFDYNPDVDPYIPCKEAGLAFQRGDVLHIVAQDDAYWWQARKEHERSARAGLIPSRALQERRILHDRSQKDGTDLDSKQNDDFDREQIATYEEVAKLYPRPGVFRPIVLIGAPGVGRNELRRRLIARDPEKFRSPVPYTTRPMRPGEVAGREYIFVPREKMDADIEAGKFVEHGEYKGHLYGTSAESVKSIVNAGCVCVLSPHYQAIKTLRTAQLKPFLIHVKPPELEVLKTTRTEARAKSTFDEANARSFTDEEFDDMVKSAERIDFLYGHFFDVELVNGELVNAFEQLVQNVQRLENEPIWAPSMWVQ
- the metro gene encoding MAGUK p55 subfamily member 7 isoform X2, whose product is MLAAVMASDINWDPALSKLISTLKESENLSNDQEIDFLKALLESKELNALVNVHTKVAKVGRDDRLAPVLSTSAQVLYEVLEQLSQQCHLNDDCKEAFHLLQDSHLQHLLFAHDAIAQKDFYPHLPEAPIEMDEDEETIKIVQLVKSNEPLGATIKTDEETGKIIIARIMHGGAADRSGLIHVGDEVIEVNNINVEGKTPGDVLTILQNSEGTITFKLVPADNKGAQRESKVRVRAHFDYNPDVDPYIPCKEAGLAFQRGDVLHIVAQDDAYWWQARKEHERSARAGLIPSRALQERRILHDRSQKDGTDLDSKPGSCASLCTTPPGSPRLPASSSSSSCRQPKTKKIMYDLTENDDFDREQIATYEEVAKLYPRPGVFRPIVLIGAPGVGRNELRRRLIARDPEKFRSPVPYTTRPMRPGEVAGREYIFVPREKMDADIEAGKFVEHGEYKGHLYGTSAESVKSIVNAGCVCVLSPHYQAIKTLRTAQLKPFLIHVKPPELEVLKTTRTEARAKSTFDEANARSFTDEEFDDMVKSAERIDFLYGHFFDVELVNGELVNAFEQLVQNVQRLENEPIWAPSMWVQ